From the Streptomyces sp. KMM 9044 genome, one window contains:
- a CDS encoding bifunctional 4-hydroxy-2-oxoglutarate aldolase/2-dehydro-3-deoxy-phosphogluconate aldolase: MTRSDDPAPTQPECPITTEITSRGLIAILRAPTAEHFPAIVDTLLDAGIHAIEITLTTHGALRCIRDLAAAYGREAVIGAGTVLTTGQAQTCVDAGARFLVSPVAAPDVVRTARAAGVAAYPGALTPTEIHAAGGTGASAVKLFPASAVSPRYVSDLRGPLPGIPLIPTGGISLTDVPAWAAAGVAAVGLGTPLIGTAVTEGVDDRLAARCRQALAAVSEGRAVR, translated from the coding sequence ATGACCCGATCCGACGACCCGGCACCCACGCAGCCGGAATGCCCGATCACCACGGAGATCACCTCCCGGGGTCTGATAGCGATCCTGCGCGCCCCCACGGCCGAACACTTCCCCGCGATCGTCGACACGCTGCTCGACGCCGGGATCCACGCGATCGAGATCACCCTCACCACTCACGGCGCCCTGCGGTGCATCCGTGATCTCGCGGCCGCCTACGGCCGGGAGGCGGTCATCGGGGCGGGGACGGTCCTGACCACCGGTCAGGCGCAGACCTGCGTCGATGCCGGTGCCCGATTCCTCGTCTCGCCCGTCGCGGCGCCCGACGTCGTCCGAACGGCCCGCGCCGCGGGCGTGGCCGCCTACCCCGGCGCGCTCACCCCCACCGAGATCCACGCCGCCGGCGGTACCGGCGCATCCGCCGTGAAACTCTTTCCCGCCTCGGCCGTCTCGCCCCGGTACGTCTCGGACCTGCGCGGCCCGCTTCCCGGCATCCCCCTCATCCCCACCGGCGGCATCTCCCTCACCGACGTCCCGGCATGGGCCGCGGCCGGGGTCGCCGCCGTGGGCCTGGGCACGCCGCTGATCGGCACGGCGGTGACGGAGGGCGTCGACGACCGCCTCGCGGCCCGCTGCCGCCAGGCCCTGGCAGCCGTCTCCGAAGGCAGGGCCGTCCGGTGA
- a CDS encoding polysaccharide lyase 6 family protein: MNRSKLGTSGAIAVASLTITALVTAAPARASAGDTPSLTPSATSTSQTNATVVNVSSSAQLAAAMSDAVPGQTIVLANGSYSIGKLNAKNGTSGAPITIMAAQQGKAIITGGQLEVLSSSYVTFSGLKWTNSNTLKINSSHHIRLTRNHFRLTEPSSLKWIIIQGADSHHNRIDHNLFEEKHQLGNFITVDGSSTQQSQYDQIDHNHFRNIGPRATNEMEAIRVGWSAISKSDGFTTVENNLFENCDGDPEIISVKSNANTVRYNTFRTSQGSLSLRHGNRSQVYGNFFFGGGKSGTGGVRVYGQDHKIYNNHFEGLTGSGYDAALQLDGGDVDTSGALSSHWRVYRATAVHNTFVNNVSNVEIGANYSLAPVDSLVADNLVVGSSGKLFNELKVPKNMTYAGNIGWPTGSAAIGITTGVRTVNPLLVKQGEVYRLGTGSPALNAASGGYSFLTEDMDGQSRSGTADAGADELSTGAVVHTPLDSDDVGVDAP; the protein is encoded by the coding sequence ATGAACAGATCAAAACTCGGTACCTCCGGCGCGATCGCTGTCGCGTCCCTCACGATCACGGCGCTCGTCACCGCAGCACCCGCTCGCGCCTCCGCCGGCGACACGCCGTCGCTCACCCCGAGCGCGACCTCGACCTCACAGACCAACGCCACCGTCGTCAACGTCTCCTCTTCGGCGCAGCTGGCTGCCGCGATGTCCGACGCCGTGCCCGGCCAGACGATCGTCCTCGCCAACGGCTCCTATTCAATCGGCAAGCTCAACGCCAAGAACGGCACCTCCGGCGCGCCCATCACGATCATGGCCGCCCAACAGGGCAAGGCGATCATCACCGGAGGACAGCTCGAGGTTCTCAGCTCGTCGTACGTGACGTTCTCCGGGCTGAAGTGGACGAACAGCAACACGTTGAAGATCAACAGTTCGCACCACATCCGGTTGACTCGCAACCACTTCCGGCTCACCGAACCGAGCTCGTTGAAGTGGATCATCATCCAGGGAGCCGACAGCCACCACAACCGGATCGATCACAATCTGTTCGAGGAGAAGCACCAGCTCGGCAACTTCATCACCGTCGACGGGTCTTCGACCCAGCAGTCGCAGTACGACCAGATCGACCACAACCACTTCCGCAACATCGGTCCGCGGGCCACCAACGAGATGGAGGCGATCCGGGTCGGCTGGAGCGCGATCTCCAAGTCGGACGGGTTCACCACGGTCGAGAACAACCTCTTCGAGAACTGTGACGGCGACCCTGAGATCATCTCGGTGAAGAGCAACGCCAACACGGTCCGGTACAACACCTTCCGGACGTCACAGGGCTCCCTGTCCCTGCGCCACGGCAACCGCAGCCAGGTCTACGGCAACTTCTTCTTCGGGGGCGGCAAGAGCGGCACCGGCGGCGTCCGGGTCTACGGCCAGGACCACAAGATCTACAACAACCACTTCGAAGGACTGACCGGCAGCGGCTACGACGCGGCGCTGCAACTCGACGGCGGAGACGTCGACACCTCGGGCGCGCTCTCCTCGCACTGGCGGGTGTACCGGGCCACGGCAGTGCACAACACCTTCGTCAACAACGTCTCGAACGTCGAGATCGGCGCCAACTACAGTCTCGCCCCGGTCGACAGCCTGGTCGCCGACAACCTCGTCGTCGGGTCCTCCGGCAAGCTCTTCAACGAGCTGAAGGTGCCCAAGAACATGACGTACGCGGGCAACATCGGCTGGCCGACCGGTTCCGCCGCCATCGGGATCACTACCGGCGTCCGGACCGTGAATCCGCTCCTGGTCAAGCAGGGTGAGGTGTACCGCCTCGGCACTGGTAGCCCCGCGCTGAACGCTGCGTCGGGTGGCTACAGCTTCCTCACCGAGGACATGGACGGCCAGTCACGCAGTGGAACGGCCGATGCCGGCGCGGACGAACTGTCCACCGGCGCTGTCGTCCACACGCCGCTCGACTCCGACGACGTCGGGGTCGACGCCCCCTGA
- a CDS encoding polysaccharide lyase family 7 protein, whose amino-acid sequence MSRTRKRALATTGVAALSALAALTLPLVTGGTAAAAAPCDYPAQQLNLTNWKVTLPTGSSGSPTEVKQPALATYSASPWFTVNSKCTGVQFRSAVNGVTTPNSSYGRAELREMTDNGTENASWSSTSGTHTLTFREAFNKLPNDKDHVVGAQIHDGDDDVTVFRLEGTSLYITKGNTTHHKLVTSNYKLNTVFEGKFVVSGGQIKVYYNGVLQTTIAHSASGNYFKAGAYTQANCSNSSPCSSSNYGQVSLYKLQVTHS is encoded by the coding sequence ATGAGCCGCACCCGCAAGCGTGCACTCGCCACCACAGGCGTGGCCGCACTCTCCGCCCTGGCCGCCCTGACCCTCCCGCTCGTCACGGGCGGCACGGCCGCCGCCGCCGCCCCGTGCGACTATCCCGCCCAGCAGCTCAACCTGACCAACTGGAAGGTCACCCTGCCGACCGGTTCGAGCGGCTCGCCCACCGAGGTCAAGCAGCCCGCGCTCGCCACCTACTCGGCCAGCCCCTGGTTCACCGTGAACTCCAAGTGCACCGGCGTCCAGTTCCGGTCGGCGGTCAACGGCGTCACGACGCCCAACTCCAGCTACGGGCGCGCCGAGCTGCGCGAGATGACTGACAACGGAACCGAGAACGCCTCTTGGTCGTCCACCTCCGGCACCCACACCCTGACCTTCAGGGAGGCGTTCAACAAGCTCCCCAACGACAAGGACCACGTCGTCGGCGCCCAGATCCACGACGGCGACGACGACGTGACGGTCTTCCGCCTGGAAGGCACCAGCCTCTACATCACCAAGGGCAACACCACCCACCACAAGCTGGTGACCAGCAACTACAAGCTGAACACGGTCTTCGAGGGCAAGTTCGTCGTCAGCGGCGGCCAGATCAAGGTGTACTACAACGGAGTCCTCCAGACGACCATCGCGCACTCCGCGTCCGGGAACTACTTCAAGGCCGGGGCCTACACCCAGGCCAACTGCAGCAACTCCTCCCCGTGCAGCAGCTCCAACTACGGGCAGGTGAGCCTCTACAAGCTCCAGGTCACCCACAGCTGA
- a CDS encoding right-handed parallel beta-helix repeat-containing protein, translated as MRLIRYFASAAALLAVTGTSVPAASAAAPRGGHDIYVSPRGSDTAPGTRRAPFAGIQRALDVAGPGSTVHLAPGRYLQNFVTRSPGVTLTGPPSAVVQGSGEGRAIGEIQHDRVRLTGFTIDGLIGDAGEKTGYRKKLLYVMSLTPGDGVDGLRITRMTFRNAGEECVRLRYLVTGAEVAHNRITGCGVWDFRFADGGKVGEGVYLGTAPEQQGLNGAPDDRPDVSRDNWIHHNRIDTQGNECVDIKENSTANLVERNECTGQRDPNSAGLDARGSGNTFRANRSYGNVGAGVRVGGDTPADGIHNTIEGNVLLFNAAGGIKFEATPQGRVCGNTLAGNTGGDATGTYRDEYEPSRPCWPQKEADKPSSQPTVRKQQT; from the coding sequence ATGAGACTCATCCGGTACTTCGCTTCTGCGGCCGCCCTGTTAGCCGTGACCGGAACATCCGTGCCGGCGGCGTCAGCCGCCGCACCCCGGGGCGGACACGACATCTACGTCTCACCGCGCGGCAGCGACACCGCCCCCGGCACCCGCCGGGCTCCCTTCGCCGGCATCCAGCGGGCCCTGGACGTGGCCGGACCCGGATCGACCGTGCACCTGGCGCCGGGACGCTACCTGCAGAACTTCGTCACCCGGAGCCCCGGTGTGACCCTCACCGGGCCCCCCTCCGCTGTGGTCCAGGGATCCGGTGAGGGTCGTGCCATCGGGGAGATCCAGCACGACCGCGTCCGGCTGACGGGATTCACCATCGACGGCCTGATTGGTGACGCCGGCGAGAAAACCGGCTACCGTAAGAAGCTTCTGTATGTCATGAGCCTGACACCTGGAGACGGTGTCGACGGCCTGCGCATCACCCGGATGACCTTCCGCAACGCCGGTGAGGAGTGCGTACGGCTGCGCTACCTGGTCACCGGCGCCGAGGTCGCCCACAACCGGATCACCGGATGCGGGGTGTGGGACTTCCGCTTCGCCGACGGCGGGAAGGTCGGCGAGGGCGTCTACCTCGGCACGGCCCCCGAACAGCAAGGGCTCAACGGCGCCCCGGACGACCGGCCGGACGTCAGCCGGGACAACTGGATCCATCACAACAGGATCGACACCCAGGGCAACGAGTGCGTGGACATCAAGGAGAACTCCACCGCGAACCTCGTCGAACGCAACGAGTGCACGGGCCAGCGCGACCCCAACTCCGCGGGCCTGGACGCGCGCGGTAGCGGCAACACGTTCCGCGCCAACCGCTCGTACGGGAACGTGGGCGCTGGAGTCCGGGTCGGCGGTGACACCCCCGCCGACGGCATCCACAACACCATCGAGGGCAACGTCCTCCTCTTCAACGCTGCGGGGGGCATCAAGTTCGAGGCCACCCCGCAGGGCCGGGTGTGCGGAAACACCCTGGCCGGCAACACCGGTGGCGACGCGACGGGCACGTACAGGGACGAGTACGAGCCGTCGCGTCCCTGCTGGCCGCAGAAGGAAGCCGACAAACCATCGTCACAACCGACAGTGAGGAAGCAGCAGACATGA
- a CDS encoding heparinase II/III-family protein: MLLLEGRLDSLRGELNGTHAAQWRRLHEQCDWYRRQNPPTEHPEASITYFGPAAANLALAYRLTGQRGYLEEAWRWISTCVAFPHWGRAHMPDHDLDAGWLLHGLSLAYSWLGEDLEPERREVLRAKLELQGERLYSFAEETTGRWWSSAYWQNHNWICWTGIATAGYALARYEWSKAARTNLETVLRMLPEDGSDAEGVVYWRYGVPWLAIHTDLVQHQERADLWSAGGFLRNTARWRLHQSVPGFEENIDHGDCHDRRSGHSVALYYRLASAYQDGTAQWLGNLVAERHFWREAYESGVRPGVMPEAFLELLWYDSRVTPVAPDREPGTAYFPDLGQITARTGWDDAATCVSFKAAPGGGHRAWDEGHRLKAAGGWDAMSAGHHHPDAGAFVLHSHGAFLAVDEGYSNHKRAAHHNLVLVDGEGWADEGRYHVYEGIPEERRAGVRDVLAQDGFAHATAESAAMFPERLGVRRVDRTLVVTPLGRVVVLDELEAEAPREWTYLLHSDWPTTQLDPDGWWLDSGPASARLTRLLPTDATATRHRTEVEANPTSSTPSLKVSKTMHTLSLTTPRARTATFLTVLDSTGSLDPRPDPAVLLESDQGHAVSVGRGDETELVLLAPRARVIETERVSADAAAVILSGTRVAAVRARRVAIDGAEELRSDEPFTGVLPTETTGA; encoded by the coding sequence ATGCTGCTTCTCGAGGGACGACTCGACTCACTGCGCGGCGAGCTGAACGGCACGCACGCCGCCCAGTGGCGAAGGCTGCACGAGCAGTGCGACTGGTACCGCCGCCAGAACCCGCCCACGGAGCACCCCGAGGCGAGCATCACCTATTTCGGCCCCGCCGCCGCGAACCTGGCGCTCGCCTACCGGCTCACGGGCCAGCGCGGGTACCTGGAAGAGGCGTGGCGCTGGATCTCCACCTGCGTGGCCTTCCCCCACTGGGGGCGTGCGCACATGCCCGACCACGACCTGGACGCGGGCTGGCTGCTGCACGGTCTCTCCCTCGCGTACTCCTGGCTGGGGGAGGACCTGGAGCCGGAGCGGCGCGAGGTTCTGCGGGCCAAGCTGGAACTCCAGGGCGAACGGCTGTACTCCTTCGCCGAGGAGACCACCGGCCGCTGGTGGTCGAGCGCGTACTGGCAGAACCACAACTGGATCTGCTGGACCGGTATCGCCACCGCGGGCTACGCGCTGGCACGTTACGAATGGAGCAAGGCCGCCCGGACCAACCTGGAGACCGTCCTCAGGATGCTCCCCGAGGACGGTTCGGACGCGGAGGGAGTGGTGTACTGGCGGTACGGAGTGCCCTGGCTCGCCATCCACACCGACCTCGTCCAGCACCAGGAGCGGGCCGACCTGTGGTCGGCCGGCGGCTTCCTGCGCAACACCGCGCGCTGGCGCCTGCACCAGAGCGTGCCGGGCTTCGAGGAGAACATCGACCACGGCGACTGCCACGACCGGCGCAGCGGCCACAGCGTCGCCCTCTACTACCGCCTGGCCTCCGCCTACCAGGACGGCACGGCGCAGTGGCTGGGAAACCTCGTCGCGGAGCGCCACTTCTGGCGCGAGGCGTACGAGTCCGGCGTACGTCCCGGTGTCATGCCCGAAGCCTTCCTCGAACTGCTCTGGTACGACTCGCGGGTGACACCCGTGGCACCGGACCGGGAGCCCGGCACCGCGTACTTCCCGGACCTGGGGCAGATCACCGCACGCACCGGCTGGGACGACGCCGCCACCTGCGTCAGCTTCAAGGCCGCGCCCGGCGGCGGCCACCGCGCCTGGGACGAGGGGCACCGGCTGAAGGCCGCGGGCGGATGGGACGCGATGAGCGCCGGCCACCACCACCCCGACGCGGGCGCCTTCGTCCTCCACTCACACGGCGCCTTCCTCGCCGTGGACGAGGGCTACAGCAACCACAAGCGAGCGGCTCACCACAACCTGGTCCTGGTCGACGGGGAGGGCTGGGCCGACGAGGGCCGCTACCACGTGTACGAGGGGATACCCGAGGAGCGCCGGGCGGGGGTACGCGACGTGCTCGCCCAGGACGGGTTCGCCCACGCCACGGCGGAGTCCGCGGCGATGTTCCCCGAACGGCTGGGCGTACGGCGCGTCGACCGCACACTGGTGGTGACGCCTCTGGGACGTGTGGTCGTCCTCGACGAGCTCGAGGCCGAGGCACCGCGCGAGTGGACGTATCTGCTGCACTCCGACTGGCCCACGACGCAACTGGACCCCGACGGCTGGTGGCTGGACTCCGGGCCGGCGAGCGCACGGCTCACCCGGCTGCTGCCCACCGACGCGACGGCCACGCGTCACCGCACCGAGGTGGAGGCGAACCCGACCTCCAGCACCCCCAGCCTCAAGGTCAGCAAGACCATGCACACCCTGAGTCTCACCACACCCAGGGCCCGCACGGCCACGTTCCTGACCGTCCTCGACAGCACGGGTTCGCTGGATCCGAGGCCGGACCCGGCCGTGCTCCTGGAGTCGGACCAGGGGCACGCGGTGTCCGTCGGCCGGGGGGACGAGACGGAACTGGTCCTCCTCGCTCCCCGGGCCCGGGTCATCGAGACGGAACGTGTCAGCGCCGACGCTGCCGCGGTCATCCTCTCCGGCACGCGGGTCGCCGCCGTACGGGCGCGCCGTGTCGCCATCGACGGCGCCGAGGAGCTCCGGTCCGACGAGCCGTTCACCGGCGTACTGCCCACCGAGACCACCGGCGCGTAG